From the Thermococcus sp. M36 genome, the window GAGCAAATAGTAGCCACCCATAATACTGGGAGTGTTAGTATATCCCACTGATCTACGTACTGTTTAATTTTCATGAACATCATCCTCCGAATAACTTGTCTATACCGTACACAATCGCATTTTTGAACGGTTCCAAACTCAGGAATCCTAGTATTTGCTTTCCACCCGGGATTTTGGTAAGTTTGGTGACAACTGGAATTTTGGTTACAATATCTTCTTCAGCTTTTGGTCCTGCGATAAATATGACTACGTCACCTATCACATCAGTATATACTGTTCCTTGGGACACGCTGACGCTTATATCCATCTTCGCCACTCCTTTCCCTACTATTTTGCTGACTTTGTTAATCATGCCTTCTATCGTATAGTCTATGTAAAGAGTTGCCGTTGTTCCATCAACTCTGAGGAGCATTTGTCGGTCTGTCGTGACGGCTTTGCCCTGTATTTGTATTGTGAGGACCTCACTTGGCTTTACGTTCTCGTTCACTGAGACTGTTTTGTGGTCGAAGATTGCTTCTTCTAAATCCGGGGGGCTAACTGAAATGTCGGCGCTTAGCTCTTTGACGTATATCTGAGTATTCCTAACATTTCGGAATTTAAGAGTGCATTCCAGTGGTGAGACATAGTTTCCTTGAGTGTAATAGTTACTGGCTTCAAAGTTAAAGTCTAGGTTACTGCATGAAATTCCAGTAAGTTCTAAGGGATACTCTAAGGGCATGACTTTAACGCTGACGCTGTCAGTTTTGGTTTTAATGTAGTCTAAGAGACCACTGGTATTTTTGATTTTTAACGTGATATTGTGGTTTCCCACACTTACAGGCCAATCAAACTCCTCTATAACCTTAGTCTCCCCAACTAGCAAGTACATTTCCGTTATCACTCGTATCAAACGAGTGTACTTCCTTGCTATCCAAGTACACACTTTCTTCGAGGTACAGTAAGTCTATCCTATTTCCACCGACATCTGGAAGAGCATTGCAATATGATGCCATTACCTTTACATGCACCTTGCCCTCTCCCACCATCTCAGTTGGACTGACCTCCAGCCATGCAGTCCAGTATTCTCCCTTGGAACAAGGGTCACTTGGATCACTCTCATTAGAAGATGTAATATAAACGCTTCCACTCCTTGATGCTTCGAGTTTTCCATTCTCCCAGACTTCTACCCGCCACTGGTGATAACCAGCTTTAGCACTTTCGGATCCTTGGATCTTCGTTATAAGTAGAGAAGATGCAAGGAAGGGAGAGAACCCCGCAAGGAGACTTTTCGCGAAGCTTACCTCTATCACCTCTGCAGTAGTCTCTTACTTTGTTTTTCTTCATTGCGATTCTTCTGCTTGCTTTGATTCGCGGATAGATGTCCTCACCTCCTCAAACATTAAATAGCCACCAAACACTAGCAGTACTGCACCAATTCCCTCAATCCAGTTGTGGGTTGAAATGCCCTCAATAAAAGGATTCAACGAAAAGAATCCCAAAAGAAGTACCCCAAACCATCTGAGTCTAAAATCAGCATTCCCTATTGCTGGTCCTTTTCTGAGGCCGTAAACAACGAGCAGTATGAAACCTGAGAGGACAAGAAGTACCACCAGCAGCAAAGTCGCGGCGAGAGGCTTGATGACAAAGACGCTGGCAAGGATTGCAATCAAGTTAGCCGTGAGAAAACCGTTTGCGGCCTTCTGTGTATTTCTATCTTCCCGTCGGATTAACCAGAGGATCATCGTCCAAACGTACATCACTGAAAGGCTTACGCTGGCTATGGCAAGGGCCACCTCAATGCCTGAAGAGAAATACAAAAGGAAAAGAGACGTGGAGTAAACAATAACGCCTTTCCATTTCATTTGTTATTCCCCCTATGGCCTTCCCAGTATTCCATGCCACACTACTCCGTATATAAATCCCAAAGTACCCCCAATAATACCCCCAACTGCAGCTCCTGTCATGGTACCAGCTCCTGGAATAATGCTACCGACCACTGCCCCAGCTCCAGCCCCTATAACCGCTCCAGCTACTGTATCTGCAACAATATGCTGAATAACACTGTTCCATTCAACTTTTATCTCTACATATTGAGTTGCCGTGTATGCAAGATCGAGTATACCTTGTGAAGTTTTGACGTATGGATGACCGTTGGCGTAGACTGTGAAGTTCACTTGCACTGGAACCTTAGCCCCTCCTAAGTCCTTCAGTTCCAATCCTGTTTCGATGAACCCGCTCTGGGGCAGGACATCATGGAACTCAAGTTCTAATTCTCCAACTCCTCCCGGTGGAACGGTGTGTGTTATTATCGTCTTAGTTGGCTCTATGGTTAAATCCCTTGTACGCGGTGTCTTGAGTACGTGAGCATCTGTGTCAACGCGAGTTATGTTCCATTGAACCTTAGTTGGATTCGTAAAGTACACCTTGCATTTCATGTCTAAAGTTAAATCCCCCTTATCTGCAGATAGTTCCAGATTACTACAATCCATGAAAGCTTCGTGTACTGTTACAGGCCTAACTTCTACGTATGCTGATGCCATTGGCATGCCTCCGATTTCCAGTGTGAGGCTCGTGTTTTGAGTTATGGGGCCTATGGTCGCCATAATTCTCGCAGTCTTACGGGCGTAGATTGTTAGTTGACCACTGGAGATCGAGTAATTAAGCCCCTGATAGCTCTCGTGAGGCCACTGAACGTTTCCGGCACTGTCAACTATTTGTATCGGCCAAGTCTGCTTATACTCCTTCAAGTTCTGGATAGTAATAAAGACCGTCACATCATTACCTGCTTTTACAACGCTTGGCTCGACCTCAAGCCGAGCAGCCAAACCATTCACCACTTTCGAAACACTCAAACTTCCACTCCTCGACGCTTCCAGTTTTCCGTCTTCCCAGACTTCTATCCTCCAGTCGTGGTCTCCAGCCTGAGCAGTCCACGTTAAAGTAACGCTCCCCGTGCTCTCACCACCGATTGTGAGGCTTTTGCTTGACTTTTCAACTCCGTCAATGAAAAGCTTTACCGTTACTGTCCTAGACCTTGATACTGGGTTTTTCACGCTCACATCAAAGCTCACGCTGTCCCCATGAGTTGGATTTGATGGTGAAACATCAACATTAGTTATTGTCAGAGTCCCTGAAGTCACCGTAACGCTCGTTTCGGCGCTCTTTGACTTTCCGTTCCAGTAGATTGAGGCGTGGGTCTCATAAGTGCTGGCGTCTTCATAGGTTATGGTCTTTTCAAGCAGGACTTTCTCCCCGTTCTTGGGAACATCAACCGTTCCGGAGTACGTTCTGGAATTGGCTGGGGAGTAGGAGATTGTGATCGAGTATTCTAAGCCGTTCAAAGGCGCGTCGTTCTCGTTTTTCACGATAACCTTGTAAGTAACGCTCTCTCCTACTGTAATGCTAGATGGTGAAGCCTCAACCTCAAGGTGCACTTTGTCCCAGTCTACAGAGGACGCTAAATCTACTGTGGCCGAGTAGTCTTTAACTATTGTCCTCTCATCGCAGCCTGCGGGGATTGAAGAAGCCTCCGGGCCCTCTTTTGAAAGCGGGACTGCTCCACAGGAGGGCGTGTAAGTAACCTCAACTTTCCCGGTCACTGTCAGTTTTCCGTCGATGGTGTGAGCGACCTCAAACCTCTTGCTTTCCCAAGTGTATGTTTCTCCGGAGTTCAGGAACGAGACGCTCCCACTGTCGGAATCACCACTGGTGTAGTCATCAACGTTAATCTGAATGTTGTTTATCGCGTTGTTCTCTGCCTTTAGCGAGATTTGAATGTGATACTCAACCTTCCCTGGCTGATTCACGTCAACAATGACATTCACCCCAGTTATCTCCAGAACACCCTCGTTGTCGTTTATGTTTAGTGCTTTTTGTGTTAGTGGGTCCGGAGTTTCGTACTCGCTTGTAGCTGTTGGTACTGCTATTGGAGGCTTGGGAGGCTCAATCGGGTCTGTTGGGTCTTTTATTGGGAGCGTTATTGGATTAGCACTTGAGCTCCTCTTATACACGGTTAAAGAGTGCTTTAGCTCGGCAACTTTTTCATTCAAAATCCACTGGACCTTAGGATTGGAATTGCCATTCATGAGTGCCTTCACTAAACTCTCAACGTTACCTATCAGCTCATAAGACTCTAAAGCTCTCGGCCAGTAATACTCATCCTTCCAATCGAGCGTGGATGTGTTGAGGTTTATGACCAAACCCCCACCCTTAACTCTGAGCATCGGAGAGGGTCTTAATCCGTTTATCCTTATTATCCTGAGGCCCTCCCCGTTGAAAGTCGTAACTATTACATCCCTTCCCGTTTGGTACTCATCCATTATCATGAGCTTGTATGCGTCTTCTTTGAGGGCTTTGATGTAGAGGTTCATTCCTTCAACGTTACCATTTTCGTAAGCCTTGTAAAATTTCACCCACTCGTCAGCCAAGAGCGGGTTAATCATTCTCTCTCCCCTGTAAACTGAGGAATCAATATCAATGGCGTTCTCCCATTTCCATTTTTTCAGCGCCCATGCTTCGTATTCGTTGTATTTGAACGCCACGTCGATGAAGGCCGTCGAGAAATCCTCGAGGAAGGCCGTCATGTTGAAGTCCTCGTTAATCTCACCAGCGTTCTGGACAATGTACTCTTCTAAGGCTTGGATTTGCTCGTCGCTCCAACATTGGGCTTTTAAGGTTTGAACCGTCTCTTCCGGCAGGCCGTTCTGGCTAATATTCTGAGCCATTTCTCTTAACTCTTCGGTGGTATAATAAGTTTTGACTCCAGAGGCTTTCAATTCTTCCAAAGCCTGCCAGATTAAGGCTGAAATGTTGGCAGCGTTTTCAGCTCCAAGGCGAGAATTCTGAATTAACTCTTGAGCGAGGGAGAGATTGCCGTTTTCAACTTCAACTACAAGTTCAGCTTCCTTGTTTAGAATCCGCCAGAATTCCTCGTAAGGGTCACTGGTAGTTGCTGCCACAGGATTGCTGAAGAATGCCATGCTCACACTCATTCCAACAATCAGAAATATTAACCACGCCCCACTCCAACGCTTCATGAACTCCCCACCAAAGAAAGTAACATCCGCGAGTATAAATACTTTTCCTATTCAAATTTTGCACACCACTAGAGGAAGTAAACAAAAAACGGAAAATCACTCCTTCCATCTCGGGTTGTCCACAACTTTAACTTCCCCGTCCTCTTCCACGACCAGCTTGGAGAAGCCCTTTTCGGCTATGCTCCCGTAGTCGTGGCCAGCATCGGCTGGATATATCGCCAGGAATATGAAGGGCTCGTCGCCGGTATTGACCGTCCTGTGCGCCCAGTACGGGGGAACGTAAACGACCGTTCCCGGCTTCATCTCTATCCACTCGGCCTTTCCTTCCGGGGTCTGGAGGAGCATTCCGCCCTTCCCCTTGATGCCATAATATATCTCTGCCCTGTCTGCCTTTGAGTGATAGTGTCCTTTGGTAAAGAAGAACTCCTTGCCAACTTTGCCGGGGTAGAGAACCGTCGTGGCGAAGTTCAGGTCTCCGTCTTTCTCTTCCTGCTCGACGGCGTAGACCTCATAGACGACGGGGTTTTCCTTAAGGAGCTCGCTGTAGGCATCTTCATCGAGGAAATAGCCCTTCAAATCACTGAGCCTTCTGACGAGCTTTTTGGCGCCGGGTATAACCCCGGTTTCGAGGTCAATATCAAGGCCTATCGGGCTCTTGTACTCCATGGGGAACCACCGTGATAGAAGTGAGGGCGGGCCTATTTAACCTTTCCCTTCTATATCACTGGAAGTGTTACAACAGTCTGAAGAGGAGGTACGCAAGGCCGATGGAGACCGCCCAAGCTCCAGCGTTCCAGCGGACAACCTTCGAGCCATCCAAGGGTGGGAACGGGAGCAGGTTGAAGAAGGCCAGCCACAGGTTGACAGTTGCGGTTGTCTTGAGAACCCACCAGAGGGTCGTGAATGGGTGAGTGGTTCTCAAAACAACCAGAGCCACTATGCCAACGGCTATGTTGGTCAACGGTCCTGCGAGGGCTATCCTTCCGAAGGCTTCCCTGGAATCAACGGCGTAGGGGGCATAAACCTGAACGGCACCGAGGGCGGCGAATATCCACGTCGTTCCGGTAAGGAGGCGCGTCGCCATGCCCACGAGGAGGGCAAGGAGTACGCCTGTGTCCCAGCGTTTGTAGTACGTCCTGTAGCCGTAGTGTCTCGCCACCTGTTGGTGGGCGAGCTCGTGGAAAAGAAAGGCCGTCAGAACTGCCACCGCGGCATAAGGGACTGAGTATGGCTCAAAGTTGGAAAACAGCAGAGTAAGGACTAGAAAAGAAATCAGCAGATCTTCGATCTCCCCCCTTCCGGCACCCCGGGGCCTGGCTGTGGCGCGCCAGAGTTCGTAGTTCATCAGAACGCCCCGCAGGGAGGCTCACTTGCCCTTTACTTCAATCTTCCTGCCGATTACAAGTTCCGCCGCCTTAACGGCCGCACCACCGCTCCCAACGGCTATCCTCACCTGATCCTCCGGAACGTAAACGACTATCTTGTCCTCAAGCTCCTCGATTTCAAGAATCTTGACGTTGAGCATTTTTTCGAGTCTGTCCTTCATGGTGGATCCCCAAGAATGCTGGAATGGTTCTAAATATAAAAGTAACGAATCAGTCGAAGTCCTAGATGGTTCTTCCATTGTGGAACATCATAACGTAGCCGCAGTTTCTGCAGATGACATCTTCACCCTGTGCGCCGTAAAGCCCCCACTTGCTGTCTATCTTTCTTTCTCCAACCCTGAAATCCGTTCCACCGCAGAGCAGGCAGACTAGATGCCTTCTCCCATCACAGCAGTCCAGTAGGGTGAGAGGAACCTCCTCTCCTCCGCCCTGTCGAGGAGGTGCTCTATCCCCGGCTTGTGACCTAGGCCGACCACAGCTATAACCTTCGGCCTCCTAACTCCATGTAGCTTCAGGTTTTCGACTATGGAGATCAGGTTTCTTGCCATGACCTCGTTCCGCTCCTCTACCAAGACGCGGTAGAGGTAGGGATATCTCCTCCTGAACTGAACCAGCATGACCCGGTATTCGGCCATAGGGTCAGAAACCTGGCCACTTTTAACCGGAAGGAAAAGGCCCAGCGCTTCCAAGGCCATAAGGAGCTTTTCCCTTCCGGGTGCGGTGGCAATCTTGGAGAGTATGACGTTTATGTCCTCGTCTATAAGGTAGAGTGGAACACCGAGGGTCCGGGCGGCGTTTGTGGCAGCTTTCATCTCCTCACCGGGCTTCATGCCAAACTCCTCTCCGAGCTTCTCCTCGACCTTTGCAAGAACGTAGTTTATCAACCCCCTCCTGCCGAAGCGCAGTGACTCCTCAAGGGTTAGGCGTCTGTTCTCGTTCATGGCCAGGAAGCGCGCCCTGTCGAGCTCTATTGCAACGGCATGGGGTCTCTCATTGAGTATCATCCTGACGACCTCTTCCCTGCTCTTCGGCGACACATGCATCGTGCCTATGAGCTTGACGTAGCGAAGGTAGCTCATCTTCTCTCCTCCCGAAGGTTTCTCACGCTGAATTTACCCGATTTAAAGGTTAAAACGTCAAAATCCCGCGGAACTATGAAGTTAACCCCGAACTCCCGGCATATCCGCGAGGCCTCGCTCAGGTATTCATCGTAGGTGTAGCGGAAGGCCCTGTGAAATAGGGCAAGGAGCTTTACTTTGGCCTTCTTGGCTATCTCGCAGGCCTCTTCAACGGTGGAATGGTAGCTCTCGCCCCTGTCAACGGGATTCAGATAAGTGGCCTCGTGTATGAGGAGGTCGGCCTTTTCCGCGAAGAGTCTTGTCCTTTCAGTGGGTTCGGTATCGCCGGTGTAGACGACCTTGACCCCCTTTCTCCTTGGCCCGGTCACGTCCTCAAGACGGATTATCCGACCGTTCCACTCGATTTGACCTTCCCGCTCAAGCTTTCCAAGTATCGGCCCCTCGCTCAGGCCATACTCGGCGAGCTTCTCCGGAAGAAACTTCCCGCGCCGGTCCTTCTCCCTGAAGACGTAACCTAAAGCAGGAACGCCGTGCTCGACCTTAAAGCTCCAGATTTCATAATCATTGAACTTCAGCCTCGTCTCTCCGAGCTCGTGGACGTGCACATCGAAGCCCGGCCTGAAGAAGCCGCTCTGAAGAAAGTGCTGGACGAAATCAAAGGTGTACTTGGGGCCGTAGATGTGGAGGGGCTTTTCCCTGTCCCAGAGGTTCATCGTCTGTATCAGGGCAGCCAGACCAAGGTAGTGGTCGCCGTGGAAGTGCGTGATGAAAATCTTCTCCACCTTCATGGGGCTGAGCTTTGCGCTGTTCATCTGCCTCATCGTCCCCTCTCCGACGTCGAAGAGTATAATTTCCCCCTTGTAGCGCAGCGCTATGGCTGGAACGTTCCTCTCGCGCGTTGGCATTATGCCGCCTGTGCCGAGGAAAATCACTTCAAGCATGTTATGTGTTCATCACCAGTGCTTTTAAATGATACCCGAGCCAAAGTGTTAAATACTCCGCTGGACTTAGTCTATCCGAGGTGTTATGGTATGGACGAAATTCTGAAGGCCATTGAGGAGAGGGACTGTAAAAAGGTCTCGAAGCTCCTCTACTACAAGGTGGACGAGCTTTCGGATGAGGAGCTTAAAGAGATCCTTGAAAGGGCCGAGAAGCTTGCCCTGGAGTGCAAAGACCCCGAACTGTACAAGCTCATCGTTTACTACTTCCACGCCCTCCTCGATGTGGACAAAATAAGTGAGTTCGAGAAGCTGGCAGAGGAGATGGACACGTTTGAGGCAAAGTTCAACCTCGCTGACCTCTACTACCTGATAGGAGAGCTTGAGAAAAGCCTTGAGCTGTACAGGGCCCTCCTTGAGGAGGAGACCGCCAGGGGCAGAAAAGAGAACGTGGCAAAGGTGTACTACAACATGGCGCTGATACACGAGGAAATCCAAGAGTACGAGAAGGCCCTCGAACTTCTGGAGAAGGCCGAGGAGGTTTACAGGGAACTCGAAGACGAGGGGGAGCTCCTGCACATAGCTGTGTACAAGGCATACGTCACCTTCGAGGCGGGTGAACCGTACAGGGCCAAGGCCATGCTCGCCGGTCTCCTCCCAAAGGTCATGGGGAACAGCAGACTTATGTCAGAGATACACCTGAGCTTTGAGGAGATATTTGAAGAGGATGAGAACTACGACGCGGCACTGCAGGAGTGTCTCTACGCCCTAATGAGCGCCAGGGGTATGGAGTACTGGGACATCGCCTTTGACGCCCTTATAGATGTCATCTGGCAACTGATGCTCGAAGACGATTTTGAAACGGTTTACCTCAACATGGACATGTTCGCCAGCGCCATGCCGGAGCTTGCGGACTTCTTTGAGGCCATAAAAGCAGTCGCCCTCTACAAGGACGGTAAAATAGACGCTGAGGAAGCCAGCAGGGCCGTAGAAAAGGTAAAGGACAGACGGCTCATCGACCTGCTTGAATTCCTCGGAGAGGCCGAGTTCTGAATTATTTTTTTCATTTTCACCTTTCATATGCCTGTAAGTTCTGTCTCCTGGATACTCAGTGCGGTGGACTGTGCATATGCACAAACTTTATATCTGAAAATCTATTCATTAATATGGTGATGAGTATGAGGATAGCGGTTCCCGCTGAGGATGGTAGAGGGCTGGAGAGCAACGTCAACGGACACTTCGGCAGGGCCAAGTACTTTGTCTTCGTTGACGTGGAGGAAGGGGAGATCAAGGATGTCAAGGTAGTCAAGGTTCCCTTCGACGAACATGGGACCGGTGACCTTCCGAACTTCGTAAAGGAACACGGTGGAGAGGTCGTGCTCGCCTACGGCATGGGACAGAAGGCGATTGCGTTCTTCAACCAGCTTGGAATTGAGGTTGTCACCGGTGCCTACGGCCCCATTAAGGACGTGGTAAAAGCATTCATAAAGAATGTTCTCGAGGTCGACCCGTACTGGAAGGAGAAGATAGAGAGGGAGAAGGGGCACAAGAAGTGTGAAGAGCCTGAAATCCAAACCGGTTCCAAACTTTGAGTTTGAGAAACATTTTAAAATTTTTTCATATGAAATTTTTGATGAAAGTGCATGGGAATCAACGTTAAAGTCAACACCGCGCTGTTCTTCATCCCCCTGATTCCGTGGCTCCTTCGCTGGCTCAAATACGGGAAAGAAGCTTCCGATTCTCTCTTTACGGCACTCATCAGTACTCCTCAAAACCACTCGATAATGGAAAGCGGGAGGAGGCTTAAAAATATCCTGTGAATTCAGGAAGCCTCAGAAGAACTTCCCGAAGGTGTGCTGGGGAATCGGACACTGGACAAGCTTTCTGGACCAGAGACAGTCAGCACAGCTCGGCTCGTTGCCCCAGCAGTCTATGTCGCTCGTTTTAACGAAGTCGCAGGCATCAACCAGATCGCAGTCGGTGCAGGAGGGGTACATGTAGTTCTTCATTGTGAAGCGGAACCAGGTATAGCGCTCGCTCGTCCATATCTCGGCCAGGCTCCTCTCCCGGACGTTGCCGAAAGAGTAGGCGTTCACTTTCTTCTTTCTGCCGAAGATATACTCGTAGTACGTGTGGAGGAAGCGGTAGCATGGAGCTACTTCACCGTCCCATCTGACTACGGCAACGTTGTTCTCGTCAAAGTCGCAGGCGCGCTCGGTCTTCAGCTCGAACTTGGGGAGCTTGATGTATAGGCCATTGTGTGCTATCTTATACAGCTCGTTGAGGATGGGGCCCATGTCGACGCTCCCGTCGTAGATTATGTCCTTCGTCTGCTCCTTCGTGAGGGGGAGAAGATTAGAGATCAGCATGGAATCAACGCCAAGATCGAGCAGGAAGCGTGCCATATCGGGCAGCTGTCTGTAGTTCTCTTTGGTCACAACCACCTCGACACCTATGCTGGGCCTGTGGGTCCCCGTTTCCTCGCGGTACTTCACGAGCTTTTCTATCCTGCTGGCGGTCGCGGCGGCCGCAAGATGGCCGAGGGTTATGGCGTTCTGGGCTGTCGGAACAGTGTCCATGGAAAAGTATACCAGCTCGACGCCGAGTTCGGCGAACTCCCTCAGCATGTCATCGGTCAGAAGGGTTCCGTTGCTGCTTATTCCGAGGGCGAAACCGCGCCTTTTTACTTCCCTCACCATGTCCATGAAGCGCGGATGAACGGAAGGCTCTCCGATTCCACCGAAGTATATCATCTTAAGCTCCGGAAACTCCTCGGCATCGTCGAGAATCTTGAGGAACAGCTCCCAGTCCATGTCGCCCTCTCCATCCTCCCAGTACTGCTTGAAACACATCTCGCACTTGAGGTTGCACCTGCTGCTTATCTCGATGTAGAGGTACTTCATGTCGAGCTTCGGGCGAACTGTGACCTTCCCGTCCCAGAGGGAGAAAGTATACTCCTTTTCAACTCCATTCCCCAATTCAACCGCCCCCAGTTGGAGGATATAGGTTCGATTGAAGCATGAAAAGGCTCGAATATTGCATGTCACCACCTTAAAACTGAGCTGTTCCGGGAAGGTCTAAAAACCTTACTGGACAAAAACGGGTAAAAAGAGGGAAGTCACAGGAACTCCTCCAGGCCCAGCTCCTTAGCTTTCTCCTCCGGAACCCTTCCGTCCTCCGTCCATCCGCGGAGCTTGTAGTACTTGGGCAGCATCTCCTTCAGGCGAACGACGTGTCCCTTGTTCGGCCCCTCAGGCATGGGCTCCTCAAGGAAGCGCTTGGGCAGTGTGTCGTCCCTCTCCGGGTCGAGGCCGGCCTTGAGGTTGAATATCCTCTCGGCGTTCCATATGCGCTCTCCAATCTTGAGGTAGTCTTCCGTGCTGAAGTCCCAGCCCAAAGCGGCGTTCAGCATGTCGCGGTAGTCGTCGGCTCCAAGGCCGAAGGTCGTGAATATACACAGTCCAGCGGCATCAACGAGGGCACTGAGGTGCTGGAAGATGATGAGCATTTTGATCTTCTCTTCACCTATGTCGTGCGGATCCATCTTATACGGATAGCCGAGAATCTCGGGGCTTATCATGTAGTTCTTGATATGGCACCCACCGCGGTTGTTGGTGGCATACGCCAGCCCGTGTCCCTCGGCACCGCGCGGGTCATAGGCTGGAAGCTCAAGCTTCTTGACGCCCATGAAGTACTCGGTTCCGTTGAACATCTCGGCCAGGCGGTAGCCACCCTCGGCGAGCTTGTCGCCGAAGCCTTTCCTGTAGGCGATCTTCTCGATGTAGTAGTGCAGAACCTCGGTGTTGCCCCACCTGAAGGGCGGTGCTTCTTCCTCGCCCACGTCCTCAGGCTTGAGCAGTCCCTTCTCCCAGAGCTCCATGGCAGTTGCCAGGGTTCCGCCGGTCGAGATGGTATCGAGGCCGTACTCGTCACACATATGGTTTGCCTCGATTATGCTCGCAAGGTCGTTTATGCCGAGGTTGGCGCCGAGCGCCCATATGCTTTCGTATTCCGGACCTTCGGTGACCCCAACGGTGGGGAGCTTGTTGACCCTTCCGCAACCGATCGGACAGGCGTAGCACGGCTTGTTCCCGATCAGGTATTTGGCAGTCATCGCCTCACCGCTCTGCTCCTCGGCGTACTCAAAGACACCGGTCTGGAAGTTCCTCGTCGGGTAGAGGCCGTTCTGATTAATTATGTTGACGAGAACCGCTGTACCGTAGTTGGGCAGTCCGCCGCCGGCAACCGGGTCGTTCTTGAGCTTGTTTATCTTCTCCCTGACGACCAGCATGAACTTCTGCTTGTCCGCTATGGGAACCCTCTTGCTGCCCTCAACGGCTATTGCCTTGAGGTTCTTACTGCCCATGACGGCTCCAACACCGGCCCTTCCGGCGGCGCGGTGGCCGTCGTTTATTATTGCCGCGAACCTGACGAGGTTCTCACCGGCGGGCCCGATGGTGGTTATCCTAAGCCTCTTGCTTCCGATCTCTTTCCGTATGGCCTCCTCCGTCTCGCTGACGAGCTTGCCCCATAGGTGGCTCGCGTCGCGGATCTCAACGTGGTCATCCTTTATGTAGATGTAGACAGGCTTCTCAGCCTTGCCTTCAACGACTATGGCATCGTAGCCCGCAAACTTCAGCTCAGCACCGAAGTAGCCTCCGGAGTTGGCCATTGTTATGAAGCCCGTCGCGGGGCTCTTGGTCACGACGTTGTACCTGCCACCGGTCGGAGCGCTGGTTCCGCTCAGCGGGCCAGGAGCTATGATCAGCTTGTTCTCGGGGCCCAGAGGGTCGACCTTCGGGTCCATCTCCTTCAGGAGGAGGTATATTGCCAGTCCTCTGCTGCCGAGCCACTTCTTGGCCAGCTCTTCATTGTATTCCTCAACTTTCACCTCTCCGGTGGAGAGGTTTACACGTAAAAATCTTCCCCAGTTGCCATACATGGACATCGCCAAAAATATTGTGTACATTAATGCATATAAATTTTGGC encodes:
- a CDS encoding tetratricopeptide repeat protein, with the translated sequence MDEILKAIEERDCKKVSKLLYYKVDELSDEELKEILERAEKLALECKDPELYKLIVYYFHALLDVDKISEFEKLAEEMDTFEAKFNLADLYYLIGELEKSLELYRALLEEETARGRKENVAKVYYNMALIHEEIQEYEKALELLEKAEEVYRELEDEGELLHIAVYKAYVTFEAGEPYRAKAMLAGLLPKVMGNSRLMSEIHLSFEEIFEEDENYDAALQECLYALMSARGMEYWDIAFDALIDVIWQLMLEDDFETVYLNMDMFASAMPELADFFEAIKAVALYKDGKIDAEEASRAVEKVKDRRLIDLLEFLGEAEF
- a CDS encoding KH domain-containing protein; this encodes MKDRLEKMLNVKILEIEELEDKIVVYVPEDQVRIAVGSGGAAVKAAELVIGRKIEVKGK
- a CDS encoding NifB/NifX family molybdenum-iron cluster-binding protein encodes the protein MRIAVPAEDGRGLESNVNGHFGRAKYFVFVDVEEGEIKDVKVVKVPFDEHGTGDLPNFVKEHGGEVVLAYGMGQKAIAFFNQLGIEVVTGAYGPIKDVVKAFIKNVLEVDPYWKEKIEREKGHKKCEEPEIQTGSKL
- a CDS encoding tungsten cofactor oxidoreductase radical SAM maturase produces the protein MKYLYIEISSRCNLKCEMCFKQYWEDGEGDMDWELFLKILDDAEEFPELKMIYFGGIGEPSVHPRFMDMVREVKRRGFALGISSNGTLLTDDMLREFAELGVELVYFSMDTVPTAQNAITLGHLAAAATASRIEKLVKYREETGTHRPSIGVEVVVTKENYRQLPDMARFLLDLGVDSMLISNLLPLTKEQTKDIIYDGSVDMGPILNELYKIAHNGLYIKLPKFELKTERACDFDENNVAVVRWDGEVAPCYRFLHTYYEYIFGRKKKVNAYSFGNVRERSLAEIWTSERYTWFRFTMKNYMYPSCTDCDLVDACDFVKTSDIDCWGNEPSCADCLWSRKLVQCPIPQHTFGKFF
- a CDS encoding TraB domain-containing protein; this encodes MSYLRYVKLIGTMHVSPKSREEVVRMILNERPHAVAIELDRARFLAMNENRRLTLEESLRFGRRGLINYVLAKVEEKLGEEFGMKPGEEMKAATNAARTLGVPLYLIDEDINVILSKIATAPGREKLLMALEALGLFLPVKSGQVSDPMAEYRVMLVQFRRRYPYLYRVLVEERNEVMARNLISIVENLKLHGVRRPKVIAVVGLGHKPGIEHLLDRAEERRFLSPYWTAVMGEGI
- the pgiA gene encoding glucose-6-phosphate isomerase, translating into MEYKSPIGLDIDLETGVIPGAKKLVRRLSDLKGYFLDEDAYSELLKENPVVYEVYAVEQEEKDGDLNFATTVLYPGKVGKEFFFTKGHYHSKADRAEIYYGIKGKGGMLLQTPEGKAEWIEMKPGTVVYVPPYWAHRTVNTGDEPFIFLAIYPADAGHDYGSIAEKGFSKLVVEEDGEVKVVDNPRWKE
- a CDS encoding ribonuclease Z, which codes for MLEVIFLGTGGIMPTRERNVPAIALRYKGEIILFDVGEGTMRQMNSAKLSPMKVEKIFITHFHGDHYLGLAALIQTMNLWDREKPLHIYGPKYTFDFVQHFLQSGFFRPGFDVHVHELGETRLKFNDYEIWSFKVEHGVPALGYVFREKDRRGKFLPEKLAEYGLSEGPILGKLEREGQIEWNGRIIRLEDVTGPRRKGVKVVYTGDTEPTERTRLFAEKADLLIHEATYLNPVDRGESYHSTVEEACEIAKKAKVKLLALFHRAFRYTYDEYLSEASRICREFGVNFIVPRDFDVLTFKSGKFSVRNLREERR
- a CDS encoding site-2 protease family protein, producing the protein MNYELWRATARPRGAGRGEIEDLLISFLVLTLLFSNFEPYSVPYAAVAVLTAFLFHELAHQQVARHYGYRTYYKRWDTGVLLALLVGMATRLLTGTTWIFAALGAVQVYAPYAVDSREAFGRIALAGPLTNIAVGIVALVVLRTTHPFTTLWWVLKTTATVNLWLAFFNLLPFPPLDGSKVVRWNAGAWAVSIGLAYLLFRLL